In the Bacillota bacterium genome, one interval contains:
- a CDS encoding AAA family ATPase yields the protein AREQARRAGKKSAVVFIDELEVLGGKRGRYSAHLEYDQTLNQLLVEMDGLSVDDEIRILLIGATNRPDLLDPALLRPGRFDRVVRVDLPDRDGRLQILKVHTRDKPLAPDVNLEVIARETMGFSGAHLESLANEAAILAMREGSQQVEQRHLREAIDKVMMGEKVDRKPRHKELFRVAVHEAGHALVSELLTPGSISSLTISPRGSALGYVRQAPQDDFYLYSRSELEEQICVLVAGAVAEELVLGEPSTGAANDYDAACQAARRMVYAGLSVLGAVDPDLVSGDAVQRAMSDIMSRQRQRAQELLGPRTEAIRRLAERVLDSETLSGEEIRAILGFGSAGQPGPAVRKVRLVRPVPLRGAGIRPPGQNSPAEVKRPA from the coding sequence GTGCCCGGGAACAGGCCCGCCGGGCAGGCAAGAAGAGTGCCGTAGTGTTCATCGACGAATTGGAAGTTTTGGGGGGTAAGCGGGGCCGGTATTCCGCCCATCTGGAATATGACCAGACCCTTAATCAGTTGCTCGTGGAGATGGACGGTCTCTCCGTCGACGACGAGATACGCATCCTGCTGATAGGTGCGACCAACCGGCCTGACCTGCTGGATCCGGCCCTGCTGCGCCCGGGGCGTTTCGACCGGGTGGTGCGGGTGGATCTGCCCGACCGGGACGGTCGCCTGCAAATCCTGAAGGTGCACACGCGGGACAAGCCCCTGGCTCCCGACGTCAACCTGGAGGTTATCGCCCGGGAGACCATGGGATTTTCCGGTGCCCACCTGGAGAGCCTTGCCAATGAGGCTGCTATCCTGGCCATGCGCGAGGGATCCCAACAAGTCGAGCAGAGGCACCTGCGGGAAGCCATCGACAAGGTGATGATGGGGGAGAAAGTGGACCGCAAGCCCCGCCACAAGGAACTGTTCCGGGTGGCGGTGCACGAGGCCGGTCATGCCCTGGTGAGTGAATTGCTCACTCCCGGGTCGATATCTTCTCTCACCATCTCACCGCGGGGGAGTGCGCTCGGGTACGTGCGGCAGGCTCCCCAGGACGACTTTTACCTTTACTCGCGCAGCGAATTGGAGGAGCAGATCTGTGTGCTGGTGGCCGGGGCCGTGGCAGAGGAACTGGTCCTGGGCGAACCCAGTACCGGGGCGGCAAACGACTACGATGCGGCGTGCCAGGCGGCCCGGCGCATGGTGTATGCCGGTCTCTCCGTCCTGGGAGCAGTGGATCCCGACCTGGTGTCGGGCGACGCCGTGCAGCGGGCCATGTCCGATATCATGTCCCGCCAGAGGCAGCGGGCGCAGGAACTGCTCGGCCCCAGGACCGAGGCCATTCGCCGCCTGGCGGAACGGGTGCTCGATTCGGAAACTCTCTCCGGTGAGGAGATCCGCGCCATCCTCGGATTCGGGAGCGCCGGGCAGCCCGGGCCGGCGGTGCGGAAGGTTCGCTTGGTCCGGCCCGTGCCCCTTCGCGGAGCAGGAATCCGGCCCCCCGGACAGAATTCTCCAGCCGAGGTGAAGAGGCCGGCTTGA